A stretch of Fulvia fulva chromosome 4, complete sequence DNA encodes these proteins:
- a CDS encoding Peroxisomal biogenesis factor 2, which produces MADFAGAQRRILERRAAREQAIAAESRAYQDTRTEQLTRLPPTIRTYAYDLLQYYDLLKSPYGTSPAFRVGQVDAELLDEALLGLLRKQAGEGLKLFGAHLKDDWNAEITALLCIVYWKLSIWDHGTSYGASLQGLKYIDARGKDIFEAERMRKDATKLQRALYGLITVVGRYGWTRWEERLSSLENGYDEPSPLIKRLSQVTTYASTTRSITSFLSFLVFLYNGRYRTLTDRILRLRLVPSSNQTSREVSFEFLNRRLVWHAFTEFLLFLLPLVGISRWRRWLSRAWKKTKTTTIKLFSGAPTDEEDEDDDIQKGELSFLPERTCAICYQDQNPTGGQSEQDIISSSAAAANSGITGSAMTDITNPYQAESCGCIYCFVCLAQRIEAEEGEGWVCLRCGEIVKECRPWHGDVVVRRERRSTDVSTKSGSRPSSRRKSVMFDLDAEKRALEDEEREDSAMETVDPMPIEEAEWERDDHSDDE; this is translated from the coding sequence ATGGCAGACTTCGCAGGCGCACAAAGACGCATATTGGAGAGACGAGCCGCGAGAGAACAGGCGATAGCAGCCGAGTCGCGAGCATACCAAGACACACGAACCGAGCAACTGACACGGCTACCACCCACGATCCGCACCTACGCATACGACTTACTACAATACTACGACCTCCTCAAATCGCCATACGGCACATCACCAGCGTTTCGTGTGGGACAGGTCGACGCAGAGCTTCTCGACGAAGCATTACTGGGTTTACTACGAAAACAGGCGGGAGAAGGCCTGAAACTGTTCGGCGCACACCTCAAGGACGACTGGAACGCCGAAATCACCGCTCTACTATGCATTGTATACTGGAAGCTGTCAATATGGGATCATGGGACCAGCTACGGAGCGTCTCTGCAAGGCCTGAAATACATCGATGCACGCGGGAAGGACATCTTCGAAGCAGAACGAATGCGCAAAGACGCAACAAAGCTCCAGCGAGCACTCTACGGACTCATCACAGTCGTCGGCCGATACGGCTGGACACGATGGGAGGAACGACTCTCAAGCCTGGAAAACGGCTACGACGAACCATCCCCACTGATCAAACGATTGAGCCAAGTGACAACATACGCCAGCACGACACGCAGCATCACCTCTTTCCTCTCCTTCCTCGTCTTCCTCTACAACGGACGATACCGCACTCTTACAGACCGAATACTCCGCCTCCGCCTCGTCCCCTCCTCCAATCAGACCAGCAGAGAAGTCTCCTTCGAATTCCTCAACCGACGACTAGTCTGGCACGCCTTTACCGAATTTCTTTTGTTCCTCCTCCCCCTCGTCGGAATCAGCAGATGGCGAAGATGGCTATCAAGAGCATGGAAGAAGACGAAAACAACAACGATCAAGCTCTTTTCAGGAGCACCTACAGATGAAGAAGACGAAGACGACGACATACAGAAGGGAGAACTGAGCTTCTTACCTGAACGAACATGCGCAATATGCTATCAAGATCAGAACCCAACAGGCGGGCAATCTGAGCAGGACATCATCTCTTCTTCGGCAGCAGCAGCAAACAGCGGTATCACTGGATCCGCAATGACAGATATCACAAACCCATACCAAGCAGAATCTTGTGGCTGCATCTACTGTTTCGTGTGCCTGGCACAACGAATCGAAGCCGAAGAAGGCGAAGGATGGGTATGCTTACGATGTGGAGAGATTGTAAAGGAATGCAGACCATGGCATGGAGATGTGGTGGTGCGACGGGAGAGACGAAGTACAGATGTCAGCACGAAATCGGGCAGCAGACCCAGTAGTAGGCGAAAAAGCGTAATGTTTGATTTGGATGCGGAGAAAAGAGCTCTCGAGGACGAGGAACGGGAAGATTCTGCGATGGAGACTGTCGATCCCATGCCTATAGAAGAGGCTGAATGGGAGAGAGATGACCATAGCGATGATGAATGA
- a CDS encoding putative aldose 1-epimerase produces MRTTTGSLLLAAGAVASAQSSYGSSDSSSPYPPFSGNAFEKLTISAQGINASFIPYGARLTDLYVNDKNGQAQDVAVGYDEGSQYLIDSETNHTFFGAVVGRYANRIKNGTFTIDGETSHIPTNEHGGANTLHGGDVGYDQRNWTVVSHTNNSITFSFYDDALEGFPGSVLNVGTFSVNDEQEFVSRLVSIPIDEATPIMLSHHIYWNIGAFIDDDAITILNDTLQLPYADRYIQTDGILVPNGRIGVTKGTGLDFQKPTIIGDNIEKTNGSDFCGTGCVGIDNAFINDRSPYAGQYDPNFNVLHTYSPSSGIQLDVSTNMNGLQIYTCVGQNGTIPVKASQNHIEGQTTFVEKFGCIVIETQDWIDGINNPQWGRDQYQVFTPTTEPAVNMAKFKFSVPAASKLTQQ; encoded by the exons ATGCGGACAACCACAGGATCACTGCTTCTCGCAGCAGGAGCTGTCGCATCGGCACAGTCGAGCTATGGCAGCTCCGACTCGAGCTCTCCATACCCTCCATTCTCCGGCAACGCATTCGAGAAGCTCACCATCAGCGCGCAAGGCATCAATGCTTCCTTCATCCCGTACGGAGCTCGCTTGACGGACCTCTATGTGAACGACAAGAATGGGCAGGCTCAGGATGTGGCGGTGGGCTATGATGAGGGATCGCAGTACCTGATTGACAGCGAAACCAACCATACTTTCTTCGGAGCTGTGGTGGGAAGATATGCGAACAG AATCAAGAACGGCACATTCACAATCGACGGCGAGACTTCCCACATCCCTACCAACGAGCACGGTGGCGCGAATACACTGCACGGTGGCGACGTAGGCTATGATCAGCGCAACTGGACTGTTGTCTCGCACACGAACAACAGCATCACCTTCTCCTTCTACGACGATGCACTTGAAGGCTTCCCAGGCTCTGTCCTCAACGTCGGCACCTTCAGCGTGAACGACGAGCAAGAGTTCGTCTCTCGTCTCGTCTCCATCCCAATCGACGAAGCCACTCCAATCATGCTCTCGCACCACATCTACTGGAACATCGGCGCATTCATCGACGACGACGCCATCACGATCCTGAACGACACTCTTCAGCTCCCATACGCCGACCGCTACATCCAGACCGATGGCATCCTCGTACCGAATGGCAGAATTGGTGTCACCAAAGGAACTGGCCTCGACTTCCAAAAGCCCACCATCATCGGTGACAACATCGAAAAGACCAACGGCTCAGACTTCTGCGGTACCGGCTGTGTCGGCATCGACAACGCCTTCATCAACGACCGCTCACCATACGCCGGCCAATACGATCCCAACTTCAACGTCCTCCACACCTACTCCCCCAGCTCCGGCATCCAGCTCGATGTCTCGACCAACATGAACGGTTTGCAGATCTACACTTGCGTTGGACAGAATGGCACGATCCCGGTCAAGGCTAGCCAGAACCATATCGAGGGTCAGACCACGTTTGTGGAGAAGTTTGGATGTATTGTGATTGAGACGCAGGAT TGGATCGATGGTATCAACAACCCGCAATGGGGCCGTGATCAGTATCAGGTCTTCACGCCTACGACGGAGCCGGCTGTTAACATGGCCAAGTTCAAGTTCAGCGTCCCGGCGGCGTCGAAGCTTACACAGCAGTAG
- a CDS encoding oxidoreductase ptaK has translation MPMFGKGAIAALVASNPLFHPNGEVSPPGSSGFPGSRLPNFLTDNPMPQGFEVPWGGKTANNTNYYESWPDTGVTRTYTFNISLGNCDPDGVPMKCVLVNNEFPGPMIEANWGDMIEVTVNNNLVEGTAIHFHGFLQKGSQWMDGVPGISQCPVAPGKTFVYKTRAELYGSAFYHSHYDSQSANGFYGPIVVYGPTNAPYDADLGPIMLGDWVHTYYHDLVDELMAPFPNAKIPASQNVLINGLNPYYGAKSPITKFSVHSGKRYRLRLISTACSATQKFTIDDHTFLVISNDFVPVVPYETDHITLTVGQRSDVIVLFDKPPTTSIWMRSYIAPCSEAEGQTEAKAAIFYENANTNTLPLSSPGPNAYNTYCGNEDLALTKPYYPIAPPAPESGYSEVIPISAQTNGTHLLWYMRGRTFRTNYNDPILLSSRSGNLDFPAIANVHNYGSNSSILFVVENTGPMPHPMHLHGHNMFVLAEGECRDNNFVFNRTDGKPEANIEFPEYEYGNCWDGHVTNRENPQRRDVQMLMPGGYIVVQWVQDNPGVWPFHCHLTWHAAAGFVWNVLERPDDIKQMEIPDAMAETCTDWAAWTGENVVDQIDDGLKV, from the exons ATGCCGATGTTTGGCAAGGGCGCTATTGCTGCTCTGGTAGCTAGCAATCCTCTCTTTCACCCCAATGGCGAAGTCAGCCCACCTG GTTCCAGTGGCTTTCCAGGAAGCCGACTTCCAAACTTCCTCACAGATAATCCCATGCCACAAGGCTTTGAAGTTCCCTGGGGCGGTAAGACGGCGAATAATACCAATTACTACGAGTCTTGGCCAGATACTGGCGTGACAAGGACGTATACATTCAATATCTCACTAGGGAATTGCGACCCGGATGGCGTGCCGATGAAGTGTGTCCTGGTCAACAATGAGTTTCCCGGGCCTATGATTGAGGCGAATTGGGGGGATATGATTGAGGTTACGGTCAATAACAATCTGGTTGAGGGCACGGCTATTCACTTTCATGGTTTCCTGCAGAAGGGGTCGCAGTGGATGGATGGGGTGCCGGGGATTAGTCAGTGTCCTGTGGCGCCTGGGAAGACGTTTGTCTACAAGACGAGGGCAGAGTTGTATGGGTCTGCATTTTACCATTCGCACTACGACTCGCAGTCAGCGAACGGATTCTATGGTCCGATTGTGGTGTATGGGCCTACCAACGCACCCTACGACGCAGATCTTGGCCCGATCATGCTGGGTGACTGGGTACACACATACTACCACGACCTCGTCGACGAACTCATGGCACCTTTCCCCAATGCGAAAATCCCAGCCTCGCAGAACGTCCTCATCAATGGCCTGAACCCCTACTACGGCGCCAAATCTCCTATCACGAAATTCTCAGTCCACTCCGGAAAACGTTACCGCCTCCGTCTCATCAGCACAGCCTGCTCCGCGACGCAAAAGTTCACAATCGACGACCACACCTTCCTCGTCATCTCCAACGACTTCGTCCCCGTCGTGCCCTACGAAACAGACCACATCACCCTCACAGTCGGCCAACGCAGCGACGTCATCGTCCTCTTCGACAAACCCCCCACAACCTCCATCTGGATGCGCTCCTACATAGCCCCCTGCAGCGAAGCCGAAGGCCAAACCGAAGCAAAAGCCGCCATCTTCTACGAAAACGCCAATACCAACACGCTCCCCCTCTCGTCGCCAGGTCCGAACGCATATAATACCTACTGCGGCAACGAGGACCTAGCCTTGACGAAACCTTACTATCCCATCGCCCCGCCGGCTCCAGAGTCGGGGTATAGCGAGGTCATCCCGATCTCTGCGCAGACGAATGGGACGCATTTGTTGTGGTATATGCGCGGCCGGACGTTCAGGACAAATTACAACGATCCCATCCTCCTCTCCTCGCGCTCCGGTAACCTGGACTTCCCCGCCATCGCTAATGTGCACAATTACGGCTCCAACAGCAGTATCCTGTTCGTCGTCGAGAATACGGGGCCGATGCCGCATCCGATGCATCTTCATGGGCATAATATGTTTGTCCTAGCGGAGGGGGAGTGTAGAGATAATAATTTTGTGTTTAATCGCACAGATGGCAAGCCGGAGGCGAATATTGAGTTTCCGGAGTATGAGTATGGCAATTGCTGGGATGGACATGTCACGAATAGGGAGAACCCGCAGAGGAGGGATGTGCAGATGTTGATGCCCGGAGGGTATATTGTGGTGCAGTGGGTGCAGGATAATCCGGGGGTTTGGCCGTT TCATTGTCATCTCACGTGGCATGCTGCTGCGGGTTTCGTGTGGAATGTTTTGGAGAGGCCGGATGATATTAAGCAGATGGAAATACCGGATGCTATGGCGGAGACGTGTACGGACTGGGCGGCGTGGACGGGAGAGAATGTGGTTGATCAGATTGATGATGGGTTGAAGGTGTGA
- a CDS encoding Acetamidase, producing MFPPFDFFEHRAACKRKQDERASRIATLPQPYLYPLSPAEKGILNEPIDQLVQDVQNSKTSAKAVLRAYGKVAVKAQEKTNCVTEVMIKEAEQWIENGDINLKGPLAGLPVSLKDSIQVGGFDTSVGYSCNTGKPTPVDGAIVRMLKDAGAVPFVKTALPITLLSFESFNDVWGRCLNPHNPKYSPGGSTGGEGAILAFGGSRIGIGSDVAGSVRAPAHFSGCYSLRCSTGRWPKLGVSTSMYGQEGIPSVFSPMARTLLDLTYFTRSFIQMQPWKYDPSVHPMPWNQDHENAYLDKKHLKIGVMRTDQVVDPAPACVRALDIAISALRSQGHEVFDVVPPSPYEAMVIASNLLNADGTRMFRSFFRTGESDDPGAREFGKYMRLPRFIKWFYWAYVKYIKRDDIWAGLLEHWHEKSAFENWQWVYKRETYRAKFFEWWNSFGEKGDGMDVMLTPPNATPAVPHNGMKDASASCGYTFLFNLLDYTAGIVPVTKVDPSKDMLPQSIRVNNMNGVARGAYKHYDASKMAGLPVAVQVVGRRLEEEKVLAVMKRLENALEERGERYELLAVPEA from the exons ATGTTTCCGCCGTTCGACTTCTTCGAGCATCGCGCGGCATG CAAGCGAAAGCAGGATGAACGTGCAAGCCGAATCGCGACACTTCCGCAGCCATACCTGTACCCACTTTCGCCGGCCGAGAAGGGCATCCTGAACGAGCCCATCGATCAACTGGTTCAAGATGTGCAGAACAGCAAGACCAGTGCCAAAGCTGTGCTACGAGCATACGGCAAGGTCGCCGTCAAGGCACAGGAGAAGACAAACTGTGTGACGGAAGTCATGATCAAGGAAGCCGAGCAATGGATCGAGAATGGCGACATCAACTTGAAAGGACCACTCGCTGGGTTGCCTGTCAGTCTGAAAGACAGCATACAGGTGGGAGGCTTCGACACGAGCGTTGGGTACTCGTGCAATACTGGCAAGCCTACTCCAGTGGATGGCGCCATTGTGCGCATGCTCAAAGATGCGGGAGCCGTACCTTTCGTCAAGACTGCGTTGCCCATCACGCTTCTCAGCTTCGAGAGCTTCAACGACGTCTGGGGCCGCTGCCTGAATCCTCACAATCCCAAGTACTCGCCTGGTGGAAGCACTGGAGGCGAAGGTGCAATTCTTGCGTTCGGTGGCAGCAGAATAGGCATTGGGTCTGATGTCGCAGGATCTGTCAGAGCACCAGCACATTTCTCAGGCTGCTATTCCCTCCGCTGCAGTACTGGACGCTGGCCCAAGCTAGGCGTCAGCACCTCGATGTACGGGCAGGAGGGCATTCCTTCGGTCTTCTCGCCCATGGCACGAACTCTGCTCGATCTGACTTACTTTACACGCTCCTTCATCCAAATGCAACCATGGAAGTACGATCCCTCTGTCCATCCCATGCCGTGGAACCAAGACCACGAGAACGCATACCTCGACAAGAAACACCTCAAGATCGGCGTAATGCGAACCGACCAAGTCGTCGATCCAGCCCCAGCCTGCGTCCGAGCCCTCGACATCGCCATCTCCGCCCTCCGCTCCCAAGGCCACGAGGTCTTCGACGTTGTCCCTCCTAGCCCCTACGAAGCCATGGTCATCGCCTCGAATCTCCTCAACGCCGACGGCACCCGCATGTTCCGCTCCTTCTTCCGCACCGGCGAGTCCGACGACCCAGGCGCACGGGAGTTCGGCAAATACATGCGTCTGCCACGCTTCATCAAGTGGTTCTACTGGGCATATGTCAAGTACATCAAAAGAGACGACATCTGGGCAGGCTTGCTGGAACATTGGCATGAGAAGAGCGCGTTCGAGAATTGGCAGTGGGTTTACAAGAGGGAGACTTATCGGGCGAAATTCTTTGAATGGTGGAACTCGTTCGGCGAGAAGGGAGATGGAATGGATGTTATGCTCACACCTCCCAATGCGACACCGGCAGTGCCTCATAACGGTATGAAGGATGCGAGTGCGAGTTGCGGGTATACATTCCTGTTCAATTTGCTGGATTATACCGCTGGGATTGTGCCAGTGACGAAGGTGGATCCGAGTAAGGATATGCTGCCGCAGAGTATCAGGGTGAACAACATGAATGGTGTGGCGAGAGGAGCGTATAAGCATTATGATGCCAGTAAGATGGCGGGCTTGCCTGTTGCGGTGCAGGTTGTGGGGAGGAGATTGGAGGAAGAGAAGGTACTGGCGGTCATGAAGAGGCTTGAGAATGCGCTTGAAGAGAGGGGCGAGAGGTATGAGCTTTTGGCTGTGCCGGAGGCATGA